The Juglans microcarpa x Juglans regia isolate MS1-56 chromosome 2S, Jm3101_v1.0, whole genome shotgun sequence genome has a window encoding:
- the LOC121251649 gene encoding profilin-1-like has protein sequence MSWQTYVDEHLMCEIEGNHLSAAAIIGHDGSVWAQSSTFPQLKPEEITGIMNDFAEPGSLAPTGLYLGGTKYMVIQGEAGAVIRGKKGPGGVTLKKTNQALIIGIYDEPMAPSQCNMITERLGDYLIDQGL, from the exons ATGTCGTGGCAAACTTACGTAGATGAGCACCTCATGTGCGAAATCGAAGGCAATCATCTCTCCGCCGCCGCTATCATTGGCCATGACGGTAGCGTTTGGGCCCAGAGTTCCACTTTCCCTCAG TTGAAGCCTGAAGAAATAACTGGCATTATGAATGACTTTGCTGAACCTGGATCACTTGCTCCGACTGGGTTGTACCTTGGTGGCACAAAGTATATGGTGATCCAAGGGGAGGCAGGAGCTGTCATTCGAGGGAAAAAG GGTCCTGGTGGTGTTACCTTGAAGAAGACAAATCAGGCCTTAATAATTGGTATCTATGATGAACCAATGGCTCCTAGCCAATGCAACATGATTACCGAAAGGCTTGGTGATTATCTCATTGATCAGGGTCTCTAA